The following proteins are co-located in the Oenanthe melanoleuca isolate GR-GAL-2019-014 chromosome 4, OMel1.0, whole genome shotgun sequence genome:
- the TLR2 gene encoding toll-like receptor 2 yields the protein MSSTQGLKHSMQYTSKMSIQAKHKSRTTPTWQMLAIYIVLAANLSEQQALKQACPSCYASQLCNCSSMGFDFIPPGLTAKITVLNLAHNGIKRIQSQDLQQAVNLRVLLLQSNKISSIDEDSFQSLAKLELLDLSNNSLAHLSPLWFGHLFSLQHLHLQGNSYRDLGQSSPFSSLRNLSSLHLGNPWFSVIRQGNFEGIEHLHKLWIDGSNLSQYEQGSLKSIKEINHMIINIRDGNIFSEIVRDLLHSVSWLEVTEIKLPVKKKSLVQNSTRPFRIQKLTFKEAFFTDQTLSQAIVLLKEITSLKELEAINCVLEGKGIWNTEEIARSGQSFVETIMIKNIMIQNFHLFFDLEGMESQINELKRLTIASSNVFMVPCNLARHFSSLLYLDFHDNLLVNKRLDETICKGSWPSLQTLNLSQNSLKSLEQTAKYISRLPKLNNLDISQNNFGEIPDVCEWPENLKYLNLSSTQIPKVTTCIPPTLEVLDVSANNLKEFGLELPFLKELYLTRNQLKTLPGAAPIPNLVALSVRRNKLNSFSKEAFESFRRMELLDASENNFICSCEFLSFIHHEARLARVLVGWPDEYVCDSPLAVRGAQVGTVHLSVTECHRSLVVSLICVLVFLLILLLVAVGYKYHMVWYLRMTWAWLQAKRKPKRAPPKDICYDAFVSYSENDSDWVENTMVRELEQACPPFRLCLHKRDFVPGKWIVDNIIDSIEKSHKTLFVLSEHFVRSEWCKYELDFSHFRLFDENNDAAILVLLEPIQSNAIPKRFCKLRKIMNTKTYLEWPAGEEEQLMFWENLKEALKS from the exons ATGAGCAGCACACAAGGACTGAAACACAGCATGCAGTACACAAG CAAAATGTCCATCCAAGCAAAACACAAATCAAGAACTACACCCACCTGGCAAATGTTGGCCATCTACATAGTCTTAGCTGCAAACCTCTCTGAACAGCAAGCACTGAAGCAGGCTTGTCCTTCATGTTATGCCAGTCAGCTTTGCAACTGTTCCTCCATGGGCTTTGACTTCATTCCCCCTGGGCTCACAGCCAAGATCACAGTGTTAAACCTGGCCCACAACGGGATAAAGCGCATCCAATCCCAGGACCTGCAGCAGGCTGTGAACCTGagagttctgctgctgcagtccaACAAAATCAGCTCCATAGATGAGGACTCATTTCAGTCCCTGGCAAAACTGGAACTCTTGGACTTATCAAATAACAGCTTGGCTCACTTGTCCCCTCTTTGGTTTGGGCACCTTTTttcactccagcacctccatctTCAAGGCAATTCCTACAGAGACCTGGGGCAGAGCTCCCCCTTTTCTAGCCTGAGGAACCTGAGCTCTCTCCACCTGGGCAACCCGTGGTTCTCTGTGATAAGGCAAGGGAACTTTGAGGGCATTGAGCACCTGCACAAGTTGTGGATTGATGGCAGCAATCTCAGTCAGTATGAGCAGGGAAGCTTGAAATCAATTAAGGAGATAAATCACATGATCATAAACATAAGAGATGgtaatatattttcagaaattgttAGAGACCTTCTGCACTCTGTCTCTTGGCTGGAAGTGACAGAAATCAAATtaccagttaaaaaaaaaagcttggtGCAAAATTCAACACGTCCTTTTAGGATACAAAAACTTACATTTAAGGAAGCTTTCTTCACAGATCAAACTCTTAGCCAAGCAATAGTGTTACTGAAGGAAATCACATCTTTAAAAGAGTTAGAGGCGATCAACTGTGTGCTTGAGGGGAAGGGAATATGGAACACTGAAGAAATTGCAAGGAGTGGGCAAAGTTTTGTTGAAAcaataatgataaaaaatataatgattcagaattttcatttgttttttgaTCTGGAAGGTATGGAATcacaaataaatgaattaaaaagaCTCACTATTGCAAGCTCTAATGTTTTCATGGTACCATGCAACCTTGCAAGACATTTTTCATCACTTCTGTATCTGGACTTTCATGATAATTTGCTTGTAAATAAGCGTTTAGATGAGACAATCTGTAAAGGTTCCTGGCCTTCATTGCAAACTTTAAATCTAAGTCAGAATTCTCTAAAATCTCTGGAACAGACTGCAAAGTATATATCTCGTCTACCCAAACTGAATAATCTTGACATTagccaaaataattttggtgaGATTCCCGATGTGTGTGAATGgccagaaaatctgaaatatttaaacctGTCTAGCACTCAAATTCCTAAAGTAACCACCTGCATTCCTCCAACGCTGGAGGTTTTGGATGTTAGTGCAAACAACCTGAAGGAGTTTGGACTGGAGCTCCCATTTCTGAAAGAGCTGTACCTCACAAGAAACCAGCTGAAGACCCTGCCAGGTGCCGCACCCATTCCAAACTTAGTGGCCTTGTCTGTCCGAAGAAACAAGCTGAACAGTTTCTCCAAGGAGGCGTTTGAGTCCTTCAGGAGAATGGAGCTTCTGGATGCTAGTGAAAACAACTTCATCTGCTCTTGTGAGTTCCTCTCCTTCATCCATCACGAGGCCAGGCTAGCCCGGGTGCTGGTGGGGTGGCCGGACGAGTATGTATGTGACTCTCCACTGGCAGTGAGAGGGGCGCAGGTTGGCACTGTGCACCTCTCTGTGACGGAGTGCCACAGGTCCCTGGTGGTGTCATTGATCTGTGTCCTGGTGTTCCTGCTCATCTTGCTGCTGGTGGCCGTCGGCTACAAGTACCACATGGTCTGGTACCTGCGGATGACGTGGGCATGGCTGCAAGCCAAACGGAAGCCCAAGCGAGCCCCACCAAAGGACATCTGCTACGACGCTTTTGTCTCCTACAGCGAGAACGACTCTGACTGGGTGGAGAACACTATGGTGCGGGAGCTGGAGCAGGCCTGCCCTCCCTTCCGACTCTGCCTGCACAAGCGGGACTTTGTGCCTGGGAAGTGGATTGTGGACAACATCATTGATTCCATTGAGAAGAGCCACAAAACACTCTTTGTGCTGTCTGAGCACTTTGTGCGGAGTGAGTGGTGCAAATACGAGCTGGACTTCTCACATTTCCGCCTCTTTGATGAGAACAACGATGCAGCAATTCTCGTCCTCCTGGAGCCCATCCAGAGCAATGCGATTCCCAAGAGGTTCTGCAAGCTGCGGAAGATCATGAACACAAAGACCTACCTGGAGTGGCCTGCTGGTGAAGAGGAACAGCTGATGTTTTGGGAAAACTTGAAAGAAGCCTTGAAGTCATAG
- the LOC130252788 gene encoding toll-like receptor 2 type-2 encodes MRGSWAENDQQERHKTQHRLTGMQALSCKWHFWESFRHRGIIMTTPTWQMLAIYIVLAANLSEQQALKQACPSCYASQLCNCSSMGFDFIPPGLTAKITVLNLAHNGIKRIQSQDLQQAVNLRVLLLQSNKISSIDEDSFQSLAKLELLDLSNNSLAHLSPLWFGHLFSLQHLHLQGNSYRDLGQSSPFSSLRNLSSLHLGNPWFSVIRQGNFEGIEHLHKLWIDGSNLGQYEQGSLKSIKEINHMIINMRNIKVFSEIVRDLLHSVSWLEVRRIAFSSTAEMQVLRVMSSSSAKKISLRKTLLTDATVPEIASILEDMPKLVELELVDCRLLGTGQWKMQIQAKQSKTLRVFTIKKLSIEEFYLFTDLQAVEGLLSLFTRVTVQNTKVFLVPCRISQNLQSLEYLDLRANLLGDLSLEHSACQGSWPSLQTLNLSQNLLSDLGMTSRSLSHLGKLIVLDISQNNFGEIPDVCEWPENLKYLNLSSTQIPKVTTCIPPTLEVLDVSANNLKEFGLELPFLKELYLTRNQLKTLPGAAPIPNLVALSVRRNKLNSFSKEAFESFRRMELLDASENNFICSCEFLSFIHHEARLARVLVGWPDEYVCDSPLAVRGAQVGTVHLSVTECHRSLVVSLICVLVFLLILLLVAVGYKYHMVWYLRMTWAWLQAKRKPKRAPPKDICYDAFVSYSENDSDWVENTMVRELEQACPPFRLCLHKRDFVPGKWIVDNIIDSIEKSHKTLFVLSEHFVRSEWCKYELDFSHFRLFDENNDVAILVLLEPIQSNAIPKRFCKLRKIMNTKTYLEWPAGEEEQLMFWENLKIVLRS; translated from the exons ATGAGAGGAAGCTGGGCAGAGAATGATCAGCAAGAGAGACACAAAACACAACACAGGTTAACTGGCATGCAGGCACTGAGCTGCAAGTGGCATTTCTGGGAATCTTTTCGGCACAGAG gCATTATAATGACTACGCCCACCTGGCAAATGTTGGCCATCTACATAGTCTTAGCTGCAAACCTCTCTGAACAGCAAGCACTGAAGCAGGCTTGTCCTTCATGTTATGCCAGTCAGCTTTGCAACTGTTCCTCCATGGGCTTTGACTTCATTCCCCCTGGGCTCACAGCCAAGATCACAGTGTTAAACCTGGCCCACAACGGGATAAAGCGCATCCAATCCCAGGACCTGCAGCAGGCTGTGAACCTGagagttctgctgctgcagtccaACAAAATCAGCTCCATAGATGAGGACTCATTTCAGTCCCTGGCAAAACTGGAACTCTTGGACTTATCAAATAACAGCTTGGCTCACTTGTCCCCTCTTTGGTTTGGGCACCTTTTttcactccagcacctccatctTCAAGGCAATTCCTACAGAGACCTGGGGCAGAGCTCCCCCTTTTCTAGCCTGAGGAACCTGAGCTCTCTCCACCTGGGCAACCCGTGGTTCTCTGTGATAAGGCAAGGGAACTTTGAGGGCATTGAGCACCTGCACAAGTTGTGGATTGATGGCAGCAATCTCGGTCAGTATGAGCAGGGAAGCTTGAAATCAATTAAGGAGATTAATCACATGATCATAAACATGAGAAATATTAAGGTATTCTCAGAAATTGTTAGAGACCTTCTGCACTCTGTCTCATGGTTGGAAGTGAGAAGAATAGCATTCAGtagcactgcagaaatgcaaGTATTGAGAGTCATGTCTTCAtcttctgcaaagaaaatttctttgaGAAAGACCTTACTAACAGATGCTACCGTGCCTGAGATTGCCAGCATCTTAGAAGACATGCCAAAATTAGTGGAGCTAGAGCTGGTAGATTGTAGACTCTTGGGAACTGGACaatggaaaatgcaaattcAAGCAAAGCAATCAAAGACACTTAGAGTTTTCACAATAAAGAAATTATCTATAGAAGAATTTTACTTGTTTACAGACCTTCAGGCTGTGGAAGGTCTATTATCTCTTTTTACGAGAGTCACAGTTCAAAACACCAAGGTTTTTTTGGTACCATGCAGAATTTCCCAAAATCTTCAGTCATTAGAATATCTTGACCTTAGAGCAAATTTGCTCGGAGACCTGAGTTTAGAACATTCAGCCTGTCAGGGTAGTTGGCCATCGCTACAAACTCTAAATTTAAGTCAGAATTTACTGAGTGACTTAGGAATGACAAGTAGAAGTTTGTCTCATCTAGGAAAACTAATTGTTTTAGACATTagccaaaataattttggtgaGATTCCCGATGTGTGTGAATGgccagaaaatctgaaatatttaaacctGTCTAGCACTCAAATTCCTAAAGTAACCACCTGCATTCCTCCAACGCTGGAGGTTTTGGATGTTAGTGCAAACAACCTGAAGGAGTTTGGACTGGAGCTCCCATTTCTGAAAGAGCTGTACCTCACAAGAAACCAGCTGAAGACCCTGCCAGGTGCCGCACCCATTCCAAACTTAGTGGCCTTGTCTGTCCGAAGAAACAAGCTGAACAGTTTCTCCAAGGAGGCGTTTGAGTCCTTCAGGAGAATGGAGCTTCTGGATGCTAGTGAAAACAACTTCATCTGCTCTTGTGAGTTCCTCTCCTTCATCCATCACGAGGCCAGGCTAGCCCGGGTGCTGGTGGGGTGGCCGGACGAGTATGTATGTGACTCTCCACTGGCAGTGAGAGGGGCGCAGGTTGGCACTGTGCACCTCTCTGTGACGGAGTGCCACAGGTCCCTGGTGGTGTCATTGATCTGTGTCCTGGTGTTCCTGCTCATCTTGCTGCTGGTGGCCGTCGGCTACAAGTACCACATGGTCTGGTACCTGCGGATGACGTGGGCATGGCTGCAAGCCAAACGGAAGCCCAAGCGAGCCCCACCAAAGGACATCTGCTACGACGCTTTTGTCTCCTACAGCGAGAACGACTCTGACTGGGTGGAGAACACTATGGTGCGGGAGCTGGAGCAGGCCTGCCCTCCCTTCCGACTCTGCCTGCACAAGCGGGACTTTGTGCCTGGGAAGTGGATTGTGGACAACATCATTGATTCCATTGAGAAGAGCCACAAAACACTCTTTGTGCTGTCTGAGCACTTTGTGCGGAGTGAGTGGTGCAAATACGAGCTGGACTTCTCACATTTCCGCCTCTTTGATGAGAACAACGATGTAGCAATTCTCGTCCTCCTGGAGCCTATCCAGAGCAATGCGATTCCCAAGAGGTTCTGCAAGCTGCGGAAGATCATGAACACAAAGACCTACCTGGAGTGGCCTGCTGGTGAAGAGGAACAGCTGATGTTTTGGGAAAACTTGAAAATAGTCCTAAGATCCTAG